The Nisaea sp. genome includes a region encoding these proteins:
- a CDS encoding HD domain-containing phosphohydrolase, giving the protein MTDAYSSSRKIMVVDDEPANLKLLQKTLSRHGYDCLSLISDSREVVKRYTLDRPDLILLDLNMPHLDGFEVMSQLENLDDPLLPPIVVLTAQTGKDFVLRALTLGARDFISKPFDRTELLMRVRNLLDAQLAHRLIHDQKAELEQMVRWRTEELEATRLEVVRRLGLAAEYRDEETGNHILRMSGICAAVARGAGWDEERCLLILHASPMHDLGKIGIPDAVLLKPGKLDPAEWKIMKSHAQIGADLLAGNDSSLMRMSREIALTHHEKWDGSGYPNGLSGQDIPESGRIAALADVFDALTSERPYKTAWSIEKALNLIEEQRGQHFDPRLVDVFFNELDQILEIKREREH; this is encoded by the coding sequence ATGACTGACGCATATTCTTCCAGCCGCAAAATCATGGTGGTGGACGACGAACCAGCCAATCTCAAGTTGCTGCAGAAGACGCTCAGCCGCCATGGATATGATTGCCTAAGTCTGATTTCGGATTCACGTGAGGTCGTCAAGAGATACACGCTTGATCGGCCGGATCTCATACTCCTCGACCTGAACATGCCGCACCTAGATGGCTTCGAAGTCATGAGCCAGCTCGAGAACCTTGACGATCCGCTGCTTCCTCCAATCGTGGTGCTTACTGCGCAGACTGGTAAGGATTTCGTCTTGCGTGCCCTCACGCTCGGTGCGCGCGATTTTATCAGCAAACCGTTCGACCGCACCGAACTTCTCATGCGGGTTCGGAATCTATTGGATGCCCAACTGGCTCATCGGCTGATCCATGATCAGAAAGCGGAACTCGAGCAAATGGTGCGTTGGCGAACGGAGGAATTAGAGGCAACCCGCCTTGAGGTCGTCCGACGCCTCGGATTGGCCGCGGAATATAGAGACGAGGAGACCGGCAACCACATCTTAAGAATGAGCGGGATCTGTGCCGCAGTGGCGAGAGGCGCGGGCTGGGACGAAGAGAGGTGCCTGCTGATCTTGCACGCCAGCCCGATGCACGACCTGGGCAAGATCGGTATCCCTGACGCGGTTCTGCTGAAACCGGGAAAACTCGATCCAGCAGAATGGAAAATAATGAAATCCCATGCACAAATCGGAGCTGACCTTCTCGCAGGAAACGATTCGTCCTTGATGAGAATGTCGCGCGAAATAGCCCTTACGCACCATGAGAAATGGGATGGTAGTGGATACCCCAATGGTCTTTCCGGGCAAGATATCCCTGAAAGCGGTCGGATTGCAGCACTTGCGGATGTGTTCGATGCGCTGACCTCCGAGCGACCGTATAAAACGGCGTGGTCGATCGAGAAAGCTCTCAACCTGATCGAAGAGCAGCGCGGACAGCATTTCGATCCTCGGTTGGTTGATGTTTTTTTCAACGAGTTAGATCAAATTCTTGAAATAAAGAGGGAACGCGAACATTAG
- a CDS encoding response regulator gives MASPPTIAVSIKFDIRFVEENPVKTNKNLSSIRNEFVANLAKQIREIEQVLFNAKKRGGAVGPLKDLLGLVHSIAGSAGAFELASVSEQAYEIEKLLRRIIEEESKPTLNDWELISNKVSRLTRAFEARTDSNVPNYGVPSVCVHTASHSLVYIVDDNHETNSQLTALLRENGYRVKSFSNITDFSRALANESAEKPNVIILDIVFGNQQRAGIEKLEEIAATYQADIPIIILSVRDDLPARVDSLRAGAARYLRKPIDARTLLHVLGDLTGQALEEPYRVLMLDDDKVLLDLYSLLLAREGMEVRSLDQPMQFFEVLDEFDPDVVILDVYMPGATGPELAAVLRDRPGYSEIPILFLSGENNLDEQLAALGLGGDDFLVKPIENKHLIAAVSARAKRYRQSRAMARQVQQLLYEKEREHLALNQHAIVSIADRAGRILYVNEMFCRVSGYERAELLGANHRIVKSGLHPDDFYKELWSTISKGQIWSGEICNTRKDRSPYWVQGTIVPFLDINGKPYQYVSIRTDVTEAKENQLKTDFKNRLQKRINHCAENIVSANADQIDFAIHDAIAEIAEGVGAERAYVLLISDDNQRVECASEWYANGIARAPDDFLNTEHRVATWWRSEVEKYGLCVASSVSSLVDEAEYERTLLSEAGVLSHCSVALRSHGQVIGLIGFDTVSGEREWTHEQLDMLPILGGIVGSGMKRKRAEIALEENKERLRRGQIFANIGTWDFNIQTGELYWSERIAPLFGYPSGDLKTSYENFLEAVYPDDRQLVIDSVNACIERDVPYDIEHRVIWPDGTVRWLSERGAVERSEDGEPLRMLGVVQDIHDRRTAEEALLEREVQLREAQARAKLGNWRLDKTKDLFEWSDETYRIFGYAPGSVKPTSSVFMERIPFDDHAIVEDAQRRSLETGQFDLIHRVQRPDGNVIHVHELADIKHDSAGNITAMTGTVQDITDQKVAEEQLIAARDEAERANKAKSDFLSSMSHELRTPMNAILGFGQLLAADANLSEDNADSVQEIVKAGQHLLDLINEVLDLSRIESGKTGLSIESISLKSIIDECLPIAKSLARKREIEIQAMLPDNCHARADRTRVKQVVLNLLSNAVKYNNDAGAVEIIVEEVPDSRIRVSVTDTGPGIPEERLNEVFEPFNRLDANQGDVEGTGIGLTISKKIIEQLGGRIGVTSELGKGSKFWVELPKEANPLPETECETTPESTLSAASAGESAHTVLYIEDNPANIKLMRQVFKNRKNVNFMTAHTPEIGLELALTHCPDLILLDINMPQMDGYEVLRVLKKDATLKSVPIIAVTANAHKDDIKRGKAAGFADYITKPLIIDNLNKIIDELIFETA, from the coding sequence GTGGCCTCTCCGCCAACCATCGCCGTAAGCATCAAATTTGATATCCGCTTTGTTGAAGAAAATCCTGTGAAAACAAATAAAAACCTATCAAGCATCCGGAATGAGTTTGTCGCAAATCTAGCGAAGCAAATAAGGGAAATCGAACAGGTTCTTTTTAATGCGAAGAAGCGCGGGGGGGCGGTCGGTCCGCTGAAAGACCTTCTCGGACTGGTGCACAGTATTGCTGGGAGCGCTGGTGCTTTTGAGTTGGCGAGTGTCTCGGAACAGGCCTATGAGATTGAAAAATTATTGCGACGCATAATTGAAGAAGAGTCGAAACCGACCCTCAATGATTGGGAGTTAATTTCTAATAAGGTTTCACGCCTTACTCGCGCTTTTGAAGCAAGGACAGATTCGAATGTGCCGAACTACGGAGTCCCAAGCGTTTGCGTACATACCGCCTCTCACTCACTAGTCTATATCGTTGATGACAATCACGAAACCAATAGCCAGCTCACCGCGCTTCTCCGGGAGAATGGCTACCGCGTGAAATCATTCTCAAACATAACAGACTTCTCGCGCGCTCTTGCGAACGAAAGCGCGGAAAAACCGAATGTGATTATTCTGGATATCGTCTTCGGCAATCAGCAACGTGCGGGCATCGAAAAACTCGAAGAAATTGCAGCAACCTACCAAGCAGACATCCCCATTATAATTTTGTCCGTCCGCGATGATCTCCCGGCAAGGGTCGATTCACTCAGAGCCGGAGCGGCCCGGTATCTCCGGAAACCGATCGATGCTCGGACACTTCTCCATGTTCTCGGCGACCTGACCGGCCAGGCGTTAGAAGAACCCTACAGAGTGCTTATGCTGGACGACGACAAAGTGCTGCTGGATCTCTATTCGCTACTTCTCGCCAGAGAAGGCATGGAAGTCCGCAGTCTGGACCAGCCGATGCAGTTCTTCGAAGTCCTCGACGAATTCGACCCCGACGTCGTTATTCTGGACGTCTACATGCCCGGTGCAACCGGCCCGGAGCTCGCTGCGGTTTTGCGAGACAGACCGGGGTACTCGGAGATACCTATCCTTTTCCTGTCGGGTGAGAACAACCTCGACGAGCAGCTTGCCGCGCTCGGGCTGGGGGGTGACGATTTCCTGGTAAAGCCTATCGAGAATAAGCATCTGATCGCCGCAGTTTCCGCGCGGGCCAAGCGTTATCGTCAGAGCAGGGCGATGGCTCGACAGGTCCAACAATTGCTTTATGAGAAGGAGCGCGAGCACCTTGCACTCAACCAGCATGCGATCGTCAGCATCGCCGACCGTGCCGGCCGAATCCTATATGTAAACGAGATGTTCTGCCGCGTCAGCGGATACGAAAGAGCGGAACTCCTCGGCGCAAATCACCGAATTGTAAAATCGGGTCTGCATCCCGACGATTTTTATAAGGAATTGTGGTCCACAATTTCCAAAGGACAAATTTGGAGTGGCGAGATTTGCAACACAAGGAAAGATCGCTCTCCATATTGGGTACAGGGTACTATTGTTCCTTTTCTCGATATAAATGGAAAACCCTACCAGTATGTCTCCATTCGAACAGATGTAACGGAGGCTAAAGAGAACCAACTCAAAACTGACTTCAAGAATAGATTGCAAAAACGCATCAACCATTGTGCAGAGAATATAGTCTCCGCGAATGCAGATCAGATCGACTTTGCTATCCATGACGCGATTGCCGAAATAGCGGAAGGCGTAGGGGCGGAACGCGCGTATGTACTGCTTATTTCTGACGACAACCAGCGCGTCGAATGCGCGTCCGAATGGTATGCGAACGGTATAGCGCGCGCACCTGACGACTTCTTAAACACCGAACATAGGGTCGCAACGTGGTGGCGTAGCGAAGTCGAGAAATATGGATTGTGCGTAGCCTCATCGGTGAGTTCTTTGGTGGATGAGGCGGAATATGAACGGACACTGCTTTCAGAAGCGGGGGTTCTGTCTCACTGCTCTGTCGCCCTTCGCAGTCACGGTCAGGTTATCGGTTTGATAGGTTTTGACACTGTTTCTGGGGAGCGAGAGTGGACCCACGAACAGCTCGATATGCTGCCAATTTTAGGTGGTATCGTCGGCAGCGGAATGAAGCGAAAGCGCGCGGAAATCGCTCTCGAAGAGAACAAGGAACGCCTTCGCCGAGGACAGATATTCGCCAACATAGGAACTTGGGACTTCAATATCCAGACCGGAGAACTCTATTGGTCCGAACGGATAGCTCCTCTGTTTGGATACCCTTCTGGGGATCTCAAGACGTCTTACGAAAATTTCCTGGAAGCAGTCTATCCTGACGACCGCCAGCTGGTGATCGACAGCGTGAACGCGTGCATCGAACGAGATGTACCCTACGATATTGAACACCGGGTCATTTGGCCGGACGGGACTGTTAGGTGGCTCTCCGAGCGTGGGGCTGTGGAGCGCTCCGAAGACGGTGAACCGCTCCGAATGCTCGGCGTCGTTCAGGACATCCATGACCGCCGGACAGCCGAGGAGGCGTTATTGGAACGTGAGGTTCAACTCAGGGAAGCACAAGCTCGAGCGAAATTAGGCAATTGGCGACTCGACAAGACGAAAGATCTTTTTGAATGGTCAGACGAGACATATCGGATATTCGGGTATGCCCCCGGATCAGTGAAGCCCACTTCGTCGGTGTTTATGGAGCGCATTCCTTTTGACGACCATGCGATCGTAGAGGACGCGCAAAGACGATCGCTAGAAACCGGACAGTTCGACTTGATTCATCGCGTTCAACGGCCGGACGGAAACGTTATTCACGTGCATGAACTCGCGGATATCAAGCATGACAGCGCTGGCAACATCACCGCCATGACCGGCACTGTGCAGGATATTACCGATCAGAAGGTAGCGGAAGAGCAACTGATTGCGGCTCGCGACGAAGCTGAACGCGCGAACAAGGCAAAGTCTGATTTCTTGTCCAGTATGAGCCACGAGTTGCGCACGCCGATGAATGCCATACTCGGTTTCGGGCAGTTGCTTGCCGCTGATGCCAACCTAAGCGAGGACAATGCCGACAGCGTGCAGGAGATCGTTAAGGCTGGGCAACACCTGCTCGACCTGATCAACGAAGTGCTGGACCTTTCGAGGATAGAGTCTGGAAAGACGGGACTCTCGATCGAATCGATCTCTCTGAAATCCATTATCGATGAATGTCTGCCGATCGCCAAATCACTCGCGCGCAAACGAGAAATCGAAATTCAGGCCATGCTGCCAGATAATTGCCACGCTCGTGCTGACCGGACACGAGTCAAACAGGTCGTACTGAATCTCCTATCGAATGCCGTGAAATATAATAATGATGCTGGTGCGGTAGAGATCATAGTCGAAGAAGTGCCTGATAGCAGGATCAGAGTTTCGGTAACTGATACCGGGCCGGGAATTCCGGAAGAGCGCCTCAACGAGGTATTCGAGCCTTTCAACAGACTGGATGCAAACCAGGGAGACGTTGAAGGCACGGGGATCGGGCTTACGATCAGCAAGAAGATCATTGAACAACTCGGGGGCAGGATCGGAGTCACCTCAGAACTTGGCAAGGGCAGTAAATTCTGGGTCGAGCTACCGAAGGAGGCCAACCCTCTTCCGGAAACTGAGTGTGAAACAACTCCTGAGAGTACGCTCTCAGCGGCTTCAGCCGGAGAAAGCGCACACACGGTTCTCTACATTGAAGACAACCCCGCGAACATTAAACTGATGCGACAGGTCTTCAAGAATCGGAAAAATGTTAATTTTATGACCGCCCATACACCCGAAATAGGGCTTGAATTGGCGCTGACGCATTGTCCGGATCTGATACTGCTCGACATCAACATGCCGCAGATGGACGGCTATGAGGTCCTTCGGGTTCTGAAAAAGGATGCGACTCTCAAATCAGTGCCAATCATCGCTGTAACTGCCAATGCGCACAAAGATGATATCAAGCGCGGAAAAGCCGCCGGATTTGCGGACTACATCACCAAACCTTTGATTATTGACAACCTAAATAAAATTATCGACGAGTTGATTTTCGAAACCGCTTAG
- a CDS encoding sensor domain-containing diguanylate cyclase — translation MIDTFDAAPSKISDLIFREIVSKTADAIIVIDQDQKLVFFNRASEKMFGYEASDVLGKQLEVLLPHRLRLSHAHHVGEFLKSSIDTKYMGNRNQTILGRRADGCDIKLGVTIVRIRDGMKVLFAAVLRDIGWRVELIDEITEIARKDPLTEITNRRRFEEIAEFEWERARCYKTSFSFLFIDIDNFKTINDRFGHDSGDYVLKEFSQILLRSIRAIDHVCRWGGEEFVAAVPDTDREGALAMAERFRRSVEAHRFSLSNGAILEVTVSIGIDHNINVVGDISRSIRNADAALYTAKQEGRNRVLVYDHTNPTKFGSPSLQNRAEE, via the coding sequence GTGATTGACACATTTGATGCCGCACCGTCTAAAATCTCTGATCTCATTTTTCGCGAAATTGTCAGCAAAACTGCCGATGCGATCATCGTCATCGATCAAGATCAAAAGCTTGTTTTCTTCAATCGCGCCTCAGAAAAAATGTTTGGCTATGAAGCAAGCGACGTGCTCGGCAAACAACTGGAAGTTCTCTTACCGCACCGTCTGCGACTTTCGCACGCTCATCATGTCGGTGAATTTCTCAAATCATCAATTGACACCAAGTATATGGGAAATCGAAACCAGACCATACTAGGGCGCCGCGCAGATGGTTGCGATATCAAACTCGGGGTAACCATTGTACGCATTCGGGATGGCATGAAGGTTTTATTTGCTGCCGTACTGAGAGATATTGGGTGGCGCGTAGAATTAATTGATGAAATTACCGAGATCGCGCGAAAAGATCCTCTTACGGAAATCACAAACCGGCGACGCTTTGAGGAGATCGCCGAATTCGAGTGGGAGCGTGCGCGTTGCTACAAAACAAGTTTTTCTTTTCTTTTCATCGACATCGATAACTTCAAGACTATAAATGACAGATTTGGACATGATTCTGGCGATTATGTACTGAAAGAATTTTCCCAGATTCTACTAAGATCGATACGGGCGATCGATCATGTGTGCAGGTGGGGTGGCGAAGAGTTTGTTGCAGCTGTTCCCGATACAGATCGGGAAGGAGCTTTAGCCATGGCCGAACGATTCCGGCGCTCCGTCGAAGCTCATAGATTCTCCCTCTCCAATGGAGCCATCCTCGAGGTGACCGTTAGTATCGGAATAGACCATAATATAAACGTGGTTGGGGACATAAGCAGATCAATCCGAAATGCTGATGCAGCACTCTATACCGCCAAACAGGAAGGGCGAAACCGGGTCCTTGTCTACGATCACACCAATCCGACAAAGTTCGGCAGCCCAAGTCTTCAAAATCGTGCTGAAGAATGA
- a CDS encoding response regulator transcription factor, giving the protein MKSLLIIEDQVVLRETLAEFFTVNIPGLTVYEAGSYQSALDLECAEDQPDLVLVDFKMPGGRGLIDLERVIKRYGNSPVVLFSGAIGESDLYAAKSAGAAGFIPKSFNARTVLQLALKVYREGTYFPPLSGAIAKNQSQEELSKSIGEAPKITERQRQVLHLIVRGKTNKQIATLLNISEATVKEHVSRIYDVFGVRTRVEAVMLAIKFRIDSNESMAMR; this is encoded by the coding sequence GTGAAGAGCCTGCTGATTATAGAAGACCAAGTCGTGCTCCGGGAGACGCTCGCAGAATTTTTCACGGTGAATATCCCCGGCCTGACAGTCTATGAAGCTGGGAGTTATCAATCGGCCTTGGACTTAGAATGTGCAGAGGACCAGCCCGATCTCGTCCTGGTTGACTTCAAGATGCCTGGCGGTCGCGGATTGATAGACCTAGAAAGAGTGATCAAAAGATACGGAAACTCGCCTGTTGTACTTTTCTCGGGAGCAATCGGAGAATCAGATCTTTACGCTGCTAAGTCTGCTGGCGCAGCCGGGTTCATTCCGAAAAGCTTTAACGCCAGAACCGTCCTCCAACTCGCGCTGAAGGTTTATCGGGAAGGGACATATTTTCCGCCGCTGTCTGGCGCAATTGCAAAAAATCAAAGCCAGGAAGAGCTGTCGAAATCTATCGGTGAAGCGCCCAAAATTACGGAGCGTCAGCGTCAAGTCCTGCATCTAATTGTTAGGGGAAAGACAAACAAACAAATTGCGACTTTATTGAATATATCGGAAGCAACCGTTAAGGAACACGTCAGTCGAATTTACGATGTATTTGGCGTTCGCACTCGCGTCGAAGCAGTAATGTTGGCAATAAAATTTCGTATCGATAGCAATGAATCGATGGCAATGAGATGA
- a CDS encoding PAS domain-containing hybrid sensor histidine kinase/response regulator, producing the protein MTSNRLSEDSNNDSFLENALLFEQLTGIGYWKVDIIQNTLHWSDRTYNIFGVSPETFYPTLDSFQQLIHPEDLEAVLAAVYASRETGTPYQIEHRIIRADSSVSHVLESGRHEFDKDGQAVIFRGTVQDVSSITVMRERLIRAERLATLSRLVGDIAHDFNNLLATIGGNLELLEIEFGESQGAGRLINRARESIQVGAESCERLLNFFDQRHSSSETINLVSFVEQFLSTVTGFVGEHIEFDFKSEAAELVCEVNKARLESSILNALANARDAMPQGGQIRFLLSRAILDGNPIPMACISISDDGMGIDPLIQDRVFEPFFSSKVDKGGTGLGLSIIRDFAHDSGGQVAIYSLPGAGTKLTLFLPLSRNRLESGSFPNTLMRVDGAGKRILFVEDNQNVRSFVQDGLAHYGFNVIAFSSPVDALEFLEQDSSAISAVVSDVRLPDGIDGFNFTKLVRKRFPTLPALFITGYLGDFERELSSHELDAPIVTKPFQISDLASALNDLL; encoded by the coding sequence ATGACTAGTAATAGATTATCTGAGGATAGCAATAATGATAGTTTTTTGGAGAATGCATTACTATTCGAACAGCTGACTGGAATCGGATATTGGAAAGTTGACATTATCCAGAACACGCTTCATTGGTCGGATCGCACATACAATATTTTTGGGGTCTCGCCTGAGACCTTTTATCCAACCTTGGATAGTTTTCAGCAGCTCATACATCCCGAAGATCTGGAAGCTGTGCTGGCTGCTGTATATGCTTCGCGGGAGACTGGGACACCTTATCAGATCGAACATCGAATCATTCGAGCAGACTCATCAGTATCCCACGTTTTGGAGAGCGGTCGACATGAGTTCGACAAGGATGGTCAAGCGGTCATCTTTCGCGGCACTGTGCAGGATGTGTCAAGCATCACCGTGATGCGCGAGCGGTTGATAAGGGCAGAGCGCCTCGCCACGCTGTCGCGTTTGGTTGGGGATATCGCTCACGATTTCAATAATTTGCTTGCGACCATTGGAGGAAATCTAGAACTCTTGGAGATTGAGTTCGGCGAGAGTCAAGGCGCTGGAAGACTCATCAATCGGGCTCGGGAATCCATTCAAGTTGGCGCAGAATCATGTGAACGATTACTAAATTTTTTCGATCAGAGACACTCATCTTCTGAGACAATAAATCTTGTTTCATTCGTTGAACAATTCCTGTCAACGGTAACAGGTTTTGTCGGCGAGCATATCGAATTTGATTTCAAGAGCGAAGCTGCAGAGCTTGTTTGTGAAGTTAACAAGGCACGGTTGGAAAGTTCGATTCTGAATGCGCTTGCCAACGCTCGAGATGCAATGCCTCAGGGAGGGCAAATCAGGTTCTTGCTGTCTCGTGCAATTTTAGATGGCAACCCAATTCCGATGGCTTGTATCTCGATCTCAGACGACGGCATGGGTATCGACCCTTTGATCCAGGACCGTGTCTTTGAGCCATTTTTCTCAAGTAAAGTTGATAAAGGTGGAACAGGACTTGGATTATCAATCATTCGTGATTTCGCGCATGATTCTGGGGGACAAGTAGCGATCTACTCGCTGCCTGGAGCGGGAACGAAATTAACTTTGTTTTTGCCTCTTTCGCGCAATCGTCTCGAATCTGGATCATTTCCAAATACGCTGATGAGAGTCGACGGGGCCGGAAAGCGTATCCTGTTTGTCGAAGACAATCAAAACGTTCGGTCGTTCGTTCAAGATGGTCTCGCCCATTATGGTTTCAATGTGATCGCATTTAGCTCACCAGTAGATGCACTGGAGTTTCTCGAACAAGACTCTTCCGCCATCTCAGCGGTCGTTAGCGATGTAAGGCTGCCTGATGGAATAGATGGTTTTAATTTTACTAAGCTGGTTCGAAAGCGTTTCCCTACTCTGCCTGCACTGTTCATTACCGGCTATTTGGGTGACTTTGAAAGAGAGCTCTCATCTCATGAACTTGATGCGCCTATCGTGACGAAGCCATTTCAGATTTCCGATTTAGCATCGGCTTTGAACGATTTATTATGA
- a CDS encoding GFA family protein: MVRFTGGCLCGNVRIVASGRPYRVGLCHCLDCRKHHGALFHASAIFPQDAVTVDGEVRDYEGRFFCPRCGSTVFGRSADEIEVNLGALDEPDQLKPTYELWCVRRESWLPPFPDTRRYDRDRDATSRSEE; the protein is encoded by the coding sequence ATGGTACGTTTCACCGGCGGATGCCTGTGCGGCAATGTCCGGATTGTGGCGTCGGGGCGTCCGTACCGGGTCGGCCTCTGTCACTGTCTGGACTGCCGCAAGCATCATGGGGCGCTGTTTCATGCTTCCGCGATCTTTCCGCAGGATGCGGTGACGGTCGACGGTGAGGTACGCGACTATGAAGGGCGGTTTTTCTGTCCCCGCTGCGGCTCTACCGTTTTCGGGCGTAGCGCGGATGAAATCGAAGTGAATCTGGGGGCGCTGGACGAACCAGACCAGCTGAAGCCGACCTACGAACTCTGGTGTGTCCGCCGGGAGTCCTGGTTGCCGCCGTTTCCGGACACCCGACGATACGACCGCGATCGTGACGCCACGAGCCGCTCCGAGGAGTAG